In Verrucomicrobiota bacterium, the DNA window TGTTTTTAAATGGAGAGGCAGGTGTCGAATTTGCCTATGATAAGCAGCACTATGACAGGTGGTGGCAACTTCCCTTCAGTCAAGGTATGAACGGCGGAGGCACCGGTAATTATGACGTCGCCATTGATATCAGTGAATATCTTGGAAACGGTGAGCCCAATCCGAATCTGGGGAGGCCCTATATCCTTGATGCCCCCTATGGTGCCTACAATACTAGTCAAACAGACCGTGAGGCCTATCGTGCGACCGGCTTTTACTCGATCGATTTCGCCGAAAAGACCGACAATCTGGGTTGGCTCGGTAAGCATATTTTCACCGCACTTTACAATAAACAAACCATTGATGATTTGAGTAGAAATTACGGGAGTTCTTGGGTAAATGATAGAACGGATGTACGGACCAATCACGAGAATGCCGGAATCAATACTTTTTTCACGAATGTCATCGCTATCGCCTATGTAGGGGACTCGCAATTGGGTGCGCAATCCTACTCCGATATTCGAATAGCTGATCACATTTCAGTTCCCGTATCCAAAGATGGCGATACGCACAAGATAACTTTCTACGACAGAGCAACCGGACTTGTTCAAACCAGCGATAGTTTCAGTGTCCGGCAAACCTTGAATGGTGGAAACATCGAACGGCAAGAAGTCGAATCTGAAGTTTTCAGTTGGCAAAGTTATTTTTTAGGCGGGCATTTGGTGGGGCTTGCAGGTTGGAGAACCGATAAATCGACCATTTTCGAGCGGGCAGGTAATGTTCGCTTGCCCAGCGGCATATGGGATGAGGGTAATCTCGTTCTAAAAGATGATCCCTCGTTTGAAACGAGCGGCGACACTTTCACTTGGAGCGTAGTAGGTCACCTTCCTTTCGAATTACCCGGCGGTACAGATCTGAGTGTTCATTATGGAGAATCAGAAAATTTTGAGCCGGTTGGAGTTCAACGGAACAGCTTTGGTGAGGTTTTGCCTCCTCCCAGTGGAATAACCAAAGAGTATGGATTTACTGTAGGAATGTTAGACGACAAACTTTCCATGCGGTTTAATTGGTTCGAAACGGATAGTGCGGGAGCTAATGCGAATATGCCGCGTATAAACCTCGTCAGTACTCATGGAGCTTCTTTATTTAGTCGATTTATTAACGCAGTTAATAGTGGGATGACACTTGATGAAGTTCTCGAGTTCTCCGGTGGTCCTGAAGCCGTTGGTACGTATAGCTCTTTGCAAGAACTATTTGACGATTTAAACTTGTTATTCCCCGTTGCTTGCTTCGGGGTCGGTGACTGAAGGGAAAGTTTGAAAACCGCAGGTTTTCATGAAAAGAGTGTTTTGTGGATTCGACGAAACGAGTGAACAAAGCGAGTCATTGCGCCTGGCAGATTCATTATCATTTGGTGATGCCCGTAAAATATCGCAAGGCCTTGATTGATGAACGAGTGGAACGCGTTATGAAGGAGACAGCCGAGGGCATAGGGGAACGCTATGAAATCGAAATGGAGGCATTGGGTATGGATAAAGATCACGTGCATTTGTTATGCGGTGCTCATCCGAAGATAGCACCGGGAAGTATAGTGAGAAAATTTAAAAGTATCTTGGCTCGGGAATTGTTTGGAAGAGAGAAGTGGTTAAAGCAGGAACTGTGGGGAGGCAGCTTTTGGAGTTCAGGTTATTACGTTGGGACGGTGGGCGAAAAAGGGAATTGGACTTCGGTTGAGACCTACGTTTTGGAACAAGGCAAACCGAAAGAGGAATTGCGTCAGCTAAGATTATGGTAAGAATGTTTCTGTTTCAGATACCCCGATGCTTGCTTCGGGGAGTTTCATTGCCACCGACCAATCGCCATCGTTATCCTTGAAACGAACCACAAGTTTATGCCATCCGTCGTCAAGAGCGGCCAGGGTACCGGCTGGAATATCAAAGCTGATATCAATAGGTGATTCATTCGGCGCTGGCACAGAAATAGCCGTTCCATTTCCGGGTCCTGGGTCGGAATTGAAATAATATTCAGCCTGTTCGATAACCGGCTGTGCCGTTGCTAACCCGGCAAAACTGATGAGTGCCAAAAGACACGATAAGCTAGAGTGCGTTTTCATGAGCCGTTATAAGTTACAGATAAACGCGCATTACTCGGGGAAGGCTTCCGCTTCTACTTCAATCGTTACAGCCGTGAGTCCGGTGGCAGTTCCCGGTGCATTGAAGCGAGTCATTCGGGGGATGCCAGGAAGGCCTGAAAGCATATACGGATCCGAACCGCCAAAGGCTCCGATGTCAGCTCCGCCGAATCCGGCTCCTATTGCCGGGCTACCTTCCTTCAGTTGGTAATACCCGTCAGAGGATCCTGATGCCATTAAGACTGTGCCGACCAATTCGCCATTGATATTGCCGTTCCCTGCGGGAAGAAAGCTTCCGCCTATATTCAGGCAAAAAGTGAAGGAAGGATCAGCATCCCAACTGGCCCCCACGGTTGTTAGGAAGATTGTATTTGTAAAACTGGTATTGGAGGCTGCTCCGCTGATTCCTCCGGTGACAACGCAGTTCGTAGCGGAAGAATTACCTGCATATAACCGAATGTCCCTGAATACACTGTTAGAAATGGAACTGGTCGCGGCATGCATCGAGATATCAGTTGTTCCGAAGGATCGAGTCACAGTTACGGGACCGTTAAAAGTCCAGTTATGTCCGTTATTGAAACACTTATCGATAACAAGTCCGGTGACATCATCTTCTGACTCCAAATAGCCGTAGGTCCCTGTAACCGTAGAACCGGAGCTATTTCCATTCGTACTGTCGTTTTTGAATCGCAGGTGAATAAATGAGACATGGGTATTTAATCCAGGTATGGCATTGGCTGCATGGAAATAACCCACCCCCACAAAGTGGAGCTGCTTTTATACGTGTAAATCGCCATAAAAATTTGGAGAACCTGCGATCAGGATGGTATCTCCTGTATTTGCGGCATTGATCGCAGCCTGAACTCCCGTAAACATGGCTACGGAGCCTGCGTTGTTATCCACGGTCAGCACAGCCGCCGGAATTTGAGGTAATAGCACAAGAAGAGGGGAGATCAGGAAAAGAAATTTATTCATTGGTTATATGTGTGTAGGTCAAAAGCCACCAGACGAAGAGCACGTAGGAAGCTAAATGCAGTTAAGATAAGATTTGTTAAAATCTTTCACAAGTTCATAAGTTGTCAGCTTCCTCTATTTTAAGTTACCAATTTCCAGAATATTGTATTAATGGAAACCACTAGAGGTATTTAATTGTGAGGATGCAGGCTATCAAGTTTCAATGGTATGGGACGGGTGTAACTATAAGTGCGGGGAGTATCCGGCCTTTTGGTCGAGCGAACGGCTCAATCCAATTTTCCTTGAATCCGAGATGGGTAGGGCAACTGCGTCCTCGCAGTGCCGTGTGTTTCCTGGACGTTCGGCGGCGGTGCGGGGACGCACCCGCCCTACCTGTTTGTCTGTGGGAAACCGGAAATCAATTGCATTTATATCGTGACTCCCCGCACTTCAGGCAATGGGCAAACAAACCGGAGTCGATATCTTGACCTCTGGAATCAGTCGAAGAGCTGAGGACCAGGATTGGCAAACGCTTATACGTCTGGTTCGGGATCAGCGGTTGAGCTATGACTTCTATCTGCTCAACAACATCGGCCATGGAAACCCCATCGTGCTTAAGCGGGAAACGCTGGCCAAAGTGGATGCTGAAAAGGCAAATGAAACTCTCAACGTTCAAATCAGTGAGTTACTTCAAACCAAGGAAAAGTAATGGCTTTCTATTTTATAACAGTCTAATTCTATTTTGAAATCAATCTGGTAATCAGAGTGTTGCTGGCTATGCCGAAACTCTAAACTCAATCATCATGAAATATCCTATTCTTCCCCTATGTGTTTTCTTCTTACTCCTCGGATTATCCCTCTCAGCCAACCACCACGAACTGGAACCTGGCTTCAAGGCTCTGTTCAATGGCAAGGATTTGTCCGGCTGGGACGGATTGAGCCAATTCTGGCGAGTCGAGAATGGTGCTATCGTGGGTCAGACTACTGAGGATAACAAAGCGCCTCACAATACCTTTCTGATATACCGGGGTGGTTCATTCGGGAATTTCGAAATGCGATTCCAGTATAAGGTGGATGGCCAGAACTCGGGTATGCAATACCGATCCTAAGATGTCGGCGACCATGTCATGAAGGGACTGCAGGCCGATTTTGAACCTCGCTGGCATCTGGATAAGAATGATTCAAGTAAACCACCCAGAGACCGTTTCACTGGAATGTTTTTTGAGGAAAAGCACAGGATGTTCATGGGCCAACGCGGCGAAGTGGTCATCGTGCGTAACAATCCGGAAAATACAAAAAAGCCGCGGATCGAAAAGATAGGCTCTGTCGGTGATCCCGATGAACTGGAAAAAGCCATCAAGCGCGATGACTGGAATGACTACACCATCATCGCCAACGGGAACCAGTTCATCCACATGGTGAATGGAGTCGTCCTGAGTATTGGAATCGATGAGGATGAGGAGAACTTTAAAGCCTCCGGGTTGATTGGGCTACAATTGCATGCGGGTATACCAATCAAAATCCAGGTGAAGAATGTTCGTATTCGGGAGTTGTAGGTATTACATTCATTCACCAGCCCCACCATTTTAGGAATGAAACGCATGGTTAAAAACATACGCAGGTTATTTGTAGGAGCGAGCTTGCTCGCGAATCAGTGGACTACGGGATCGCGAGCAAGCTCGCTCCTACATTTTAAATCATCCATCGCGGTATGCGCGCTTTTAGTTTTAGCCAGCCTGGTCCAAGCATCGGACCGGGATCTGGTCCAGGTTCCTCCTGCGCAGATTGGACTGTCTGAAGATGCCCTCATTGAAATTACCAAATATCTGCAAAGCCAGGTGGATGATGGGGTTGTTACCGCAGCGGTTGGCATGGTAGCCAGGCATGGGCAGATTGGCTACTTTGAATCTGTTGGAGAGTGCGACACCGGCTCACTGTTTCGCCTTGCCTCCATGACGAAGGCGGTGACCTCGGTGGCTGTTATGCAGCTTGTGGAAGAAGGATCGATAAAACTGAAGGATCCTGTTTCGCTTTACTTTCCGAGTTTTGCTTCGCTCAAAGTACTTGGTGAAGATGGAGTCACGCTCACAGATGTAGCGGCGGAGCCTACGATTCATCATCTACTGACTCATACATCAGGGATCGGTTATGGTTGGTTTGGAATCCCGCAGGATGCGTTTTATCAAAAAGCAGGGGTGCACGATCTGCTGGTTCCCAATATAGATACTCTGGAAGAGCACACGGATAAACTCTCCCAATTGCCTCTGGCCTTCCAACCTGGAGAGCAATGGATGTATGGACAGTCCATCGATGTGCTGGGTCGCGTCATCGAGGTCGTGTCAGGCTTAACTCTGCAGCAATACTTTCACGAACGTATATTCAGACCCTTAAAAATGGAGAATACGCGTTTCTACGTGAATGAGGTGCAGCAGAAACGGTTAGTCCCCCTTTATTCACCCGATGAGAATGGAGGATTGGTCAAAGTCGGTAGTGAAATCTTATCAGCTGGTTCTATCAATTATTCAGCTGACTTATCCAACGAAGGCCAGGGCAAGTTATACGCCGGCGGAAGCGGGTTGGTTGGTTCGACCTTGGACTATATGCGTTTTCTGCAGATGCTTTTAAATAAAGGCAGTCTGGAAGGTGTGAAGATTTTAGATGAATCAACAGTCGACTTGATGACGCAAAATCACATCGGAGAGTTAAGCGTTCCCTTCCCGGGTCATGGGGACGGCTTTGGTTATGGATTTGGGGTATTGACCGAGCGAGGCAAGGCTGACGATTTGGCTTCTGTCGGCACCTATTCCTGGGGAGGGATCTTTAACACGTATTATTGGGTGGATCCGCAGGAAGAATTGATCGGCCTGGTAATGACGCAAATATTTCCGAACGCCCATGTAACGATCAGGGAGGATTTCAAGAAACGTGTTTATGGGGCCATCGATGACTCTGGATTTGTGCGTCGTTATTGGTACGAACAAGGCGAAGAACATGGTAATCCTTATTTTAACCGGAGACAACTGCGTGTAAATAGCGCCGGAATAGGTGTCCATCCACGCCATGCCACAAGAACCGAAACGCAATCCAGTGGAGCGATGCGGATTCTAATCGAAGAAGATCTGCGATCTATCGACGGAGCCAATCTATATTGCGAAATCTGGGGAGGTCATCCAGGAACCAGTCATAAACGCGTATCCATTAATGGGAGACAAAAGATTTCGATACCGGAGAATGGAACTGCCTATGATAACTGCACGCACCTTTATCCTACGTTCAATTTAGCACCGACCGATTTGGTGAATGGTTACAATACCTTGCAGTTTGCTTGCGATAAGCCCGGGTTGGAGTGGGGGCATTTTATAGTCGAAAATGCAGCTTTGGACGTTCGTTTATCCAGGGATCACCCCGACCTCCAGTCTAGAGGTTTAGGGAGTTTTGAGGCGACGGTGTCGGCCAACACTCAGGGCGAGACCATCCTTTTTGAAATAGAAAGCAATCAATTGGAAGCGGTTTCCGAAGTCGTGTATCAAGCTCGCTACTACGGCTACGATGAAAATGGCAATGGTTTCGAAACGGATTGGCATGGCATGACAAAGGAGCGGAAACCATACGGTATGCTTGGGGCAGGTCGTGGTAAAACGCACCGGCTTGAATGGGATTTATCAATGCTTCCAGCACAGACACAGATAGAAGTTAAAGCGACGGTTTCATTTCAAGATCATCCTAATCTACATTTCCAGGCGGCCAAGGTAGGTGGCCTCGAGGTTGCGCCACGAGAGAATGTCGAAGTTTCCTTGTTTAGCTCTAAAGATTTACCGAACCCATTCTGGTCCAGGGTCAATCGTAAGAAGGCGTGTACCATAAATATCGACATTGATCCCTCGGACATCGAACAAGCTGATCTCCATGTGATTTCTTGGACGGGAGGTGCCGGGGAGGTAAAAGAATACTTTCAGCTAAACGGTCATTTTATTCCTGTGGCGGAAGGCTCCGGGCACGAGGTTGAATACTCTGTGACTTCCATTGATCCTTCCTGGCTGAAAAAAGGGGAGAACCGGTTCGAGTTGGTGAGCGATACTGAACACCATGGTATCGAGATCCTATTACCCGGTCCTGCTTTGATGATTCGCAGCCGAAACCGGTAATCGCACATTGAATGGTTAAAGTCCTTTATATCAGTTTTTATGACTTCATTAAAAGGCATGGTATCCTGCGGTTCTTACTTTCAACACGGCACTGCAGGGATGCAGTTGCCCTAGCTATAGGATCCGAATGGGTAGGGACGCCTCGCCGAGGTGTCCGAGGATTCTGTCGCCACTATTGCGGACGGCCCGGCGGTCCATCCCTACCCATTGAAGCTGTAACTGCCGGGCAAGTGCGTCTACCCTTGGTCGCTG includes these proteins:
- the tnpA gene encoding IS200/IS605 family transposase → MDSTKRVNKASHCAWQIHYHLVMPVKYRKALIDERVERVMKETAEGIGERYEIEMEALGMDKDHVHLLCGAHPKIAPGSIVRKFKSILARELFGREKWLKQELWGGSFWSSGYYVGTVGEKGNWTSVETYVLEQGKPKEELRQLRLW
- a CDS encoding serine hydrolase, whose amino-acid sequence is MVKNIRRLFVGASLLANQWTTGSRASSLLHFKSSIAVCALLVLASLVQASDRDLVQVPPAQIGLSEDALIEITKYLQSQVDDGVVTAAVGMVARHGQIGYFESVGECDTGSLFRLASMTKAVTSVAVMQLVEEGSIKLKDPVSLYFPSFASLKVLGEDGVTLTDVAAEPTIHHLLTHTSGIGYGWFGIPQDAFYQKAGVHDLLVPNIDTLEEHTDKLSQLPLAFQPGEQWMYGQSIDVLGRVIEVVSGLTLQQYFHERIFRPLKMENTRFYVNEVQQKRLVPLYSPDENGGLVKVGSEILSAGSINYSADLSNEGQGKLYAGGSGLVGSTLDYMRFLQMLLNKGSLEGVKILDESTVDLMTQNHIGELSVPFPGHGDGFGYGFGVLTERGKADDLASVGTYSWGGIFNTYYWVDPQEELIGLVMTQIFPNAHVTIREDFKKRVYGAIDDSGFVRRYWYEQGEEHGNPYFNRRQLRVNSAGIGVHPRHATRTETQSSGAMRILIEEDLRSIDGANLYCEIWGGHPGTSHKRVSINGRQKISIPENGTAYDNCTHLYPTFNLAPTDLVNGYNTLQFACDKPGLEWGHFIVENAALDVRLSRDHPDLQSRGLGSFEATVSANTQGETILFEIESNQLEAVSEVVYQARYYGYDENGNGFETDWHGMTKERKPYGMLGAGRGKTHRLEWDLSMLPAQTQIEVKATVSFQDHPNLHFQAAKVGGLEVAPRENVEVSLFSSKDLPNPFWSRVNRKKACTINIDIDPSDIEQADLHVISWTGGAGEVKEYFQLNGHFIPVAEGSGHEVEYSVTSIDPSWLKKGENRFELVSDTEHHGIEILLPGPALMIRSRNR